In Brachypodium distachyon strain Bd21 chromosome 5, Brachypodium_distachyon_v3.0, whole genome shotgun sequence, the genomic window CATTTCTCTCCTCGTCTTGCACATCCTTCTATGTGAGGTGCAGTCACTAGTGTCAGTGAGCAGCCCTTGATCCAATCAAAAGAACAACCAAATTAAAAATTTACATGAGCCTCCAAAATTTTGAGATATAGATTTCAAACATTAGAAATAAACTTCCAACAATTTTGAGTGACATTTATATACTTTTGGATGAACTTTGAAAGAATCATGGATGATGTTTTAGCGTAAAAAAAGGGTGATGTAGAAAAGGATGGATGGGCATGATAGTGTGAACCGAAaagcatatattttttaacaaaCATCATCAAGCATTCAActaaaaagggaaaaaacagaaaactcTCGATCCATCTCTCTTCCCTATCTCTTCTTGCTTCAGAGGCAACAACACAGTGTTCATGGGATCAAGATGTACCGGTGGATCCATATATGTGAGGCGCTGCTTCGAAAGCAACATGGTGCAACTCTGTCACCCATGGAAaagtgtgcatgcatgtgaacaACAAGTTTTTGGCTAAACATCCTCAAGCATTCGGCTGCAGATGGAAGGGAAAACTCGGTATTTGCTCTCTTTcccacctcttcttctatcGCGTGTGTGTGCGCATGCATGTGAACATATAGACAATGTTTTGGGATTGGCAAATGATTTGTCTGACGAGACAACAAAGGGTGGAGGCGTGTGACGGCATGATCAAGATGAACCGAGGGCACACAACTTGGATGAGAGATGGAGAAACGACTTGGATAAAATTAGAAAGAAGGGATAAATGGTTACCACAAGAATTTTGTATTGCCAACATTTTGGCCTAACAAAAAGTAAGAAATTTCTAGACAATCTTTTTAGTAAGTGTTTGACAAAGATCCGAACGGCATGCACATTCCCTGCCATCGGACTCGGTTCCTATGGCATGCAAAAGGCAAATCAGAGACCACTATGCCTTCATTTGGACGACAAAGAGCGACCACGCCATCTTTGCGGCGACCTTTACATCGATGATCTATCAGATTTTATTAGCCATTTGTTAGTGAACGATGTAAACTTATTCCCTGATGAATAAAATCGTCATCTCTGCGCCGGCGACCTTTACATCGACAACAACATCCATGATTTCCATTCGCCGTTGGCAATTGCAACCTCATCACTTCTCAGGCAACCATGCAGGTGCGGCTTCGCAGTTCGGAGAGAAAGTGGAGCTAAACTTTACCGCTTACAAATACGGGTGGGGAGAGGCAGAGAGAAATCAGCGTAAGGCCCTGGCCAGTATTGCAAAAGGAAGCAGGGCCACCGATCCATGTCCAGCAGGCCCAAGGCCCAGTCCACCACACCCAATACGACTCCATGTACGGGCAGATGACAAACACCACTCCGCATAGTGCGAGCGCCTGGGAAAGctgcgtggcggcggcggcgacgacgagcttCGAAGGAAACTCCGCTGGTGCGCCGTGGTGGAGGTGGGCTTGATGGAGGAGAAACCTTCTTGTCTTTCGCTTTGAACTTGCCTCTGCTGTCTGTTTTGATGCAgaaaatatctctctctctctctctctctctctcgctctttTGCAGTTCGTAGGAGAGGAGCGGTGTCCCCTGGCACGGGGTGCCCTACAGCCGCCACCGTTCCGCGCCGACGCCTGACACCCCAAACTGCCAACTCCACCCAGCGCCTCTCACGCACGCCGCCTCCATCGCCGTCACTCCCTCACCTCGCGTTGCAGCCGCCGCACACCTTCTCCTCTGCTATTCGAGCACCGTGGCCCGCCGCCGGTGCAGAAGAAGGAGACAGCTGCCGCGGCGCTgcccgccgcctgcctctTAAATCTCCCTCCCGGCCTCCCCTCGCGGTGAAGCAAGCAAGTGCAGGTCCTGAAGCAGACTTCCGCCGCCTGCCTTCACGCCTCCCCAGTAAGCTTCTTCTCCGgttctccctctccttctcctacTCAGTTCTGTTCACCTGTAATCTGCTCATGAATTAACGTATGACTAGGATGTAGCAGTGTAGCACAATAGCAGTAGCACACTGTAGCAGTTTGGGAATGAACAGATTGATGATTCATTGATTTGTGTATCTCCCTTTCATTCAGAATTCAGATCAGTCATGTCTGGGACTGGTAGTTCTTCTTCCCTATCAAAAAGTCCTTaatttctactccctccgatccataatatgTGTcgcttattatggatcggagggactaTATTTTATTTAGAATTAATATGTCATACAAATGTATCCCGTTATCCTGTTATATTTTTTGGAGAATCACCGTATCGGGTGTATCCAATATGTATCCATGCAAACTAGGTAATTCAAGCTATTGATGATGTTGTTTCTGTTCGGTAGAGTAGAGAGCATCGGCAAATCCTAATAATAGTAAATTAATGATGCAAAATAAAGAATAGACTACAGTAACTATGTGTTAGGTAAATTTGCAAGGTAAGTAGATCAGAATATCACATGAGACAGGAGAGCAGTTATACAAATAGGCACCACACATCTTTTGAATTTTACCCCAGTCAAGAGGAATCGGTTAACACTTGCAGGAACTGGCTGTAAGCAAGGATCTTGGTCTTAACGTGTGTGCACATATATCCTAATCTTTAGGTACAGTTACAATATAGTGAGAGAAATTGCTGAGTTCACCACTCCCAGATGACATAAAACAGAATGTCTAGTTTCATATACCTTGCAGAGCAAACTTGAATTAAGGTCAATGCCTGATTTTCTCTTCCGTGCTTTACAGGTTCTTCAAGTGTCTCAGTCTTGCCTGAAATATCGCATCTCCTGGTGAAATGACAGGAAATAGTATGCTGTGCCTTCAACGTTTTCCTAGTAAAATGGTACGCGCTCAGTTAATGTATAAGTAAAGTAAggtgctactccctccattgaTTTATATAAAGCGCAGTTTGGCCGTCCTAAAAATTATCTTTGATCAACAATTAGTCCAATAATATGTGCGTACGTGACACAAAATTGATACCGTTGCATCCTATTCCACCGCAGTTTGTATGATTGTGATTTTGTAACTATGAACAAAATATTGTATGGAAAAATTACAGTAAAAGTTCTGTTTAGAACAGTCAAGCTGCGCCTTATATAAATCTAATCAACATAGAGAGTGGCACCTACTTTACTATGCTTCTCTTTCTGCAATAAACATTTAATGTGCTTATATTTGTGCTGTGCTTAGGGAGAGCAAAGACTTGGATTCATCTCTGCAAGAAATCCTTGGTTTGGAAGGTCAAGAATGTTTCGACACTGCTTGGACCTACGGCATCTTTGCAGGTTACCTAACCAGATAGTCACTCTTCCAAATTACCGACCAAAGCATGCTCCCAGTGCTGCAGTATACAGGGGTGTTAGTAGTCCATTAACAGAGGAATTTGTTGATGAGGTGGGATCAAGATCAAGGATTATTCACTTTTACCGTAAACCATTTCTTCAAGAGAGTGAGACTGAGGAATTACTCAGGAAAGTGCAGGCAAAGGTTTCTTGTAACGTTATTGACATAAAGACCGAGCAATGTTTCAATGTTGAATTGGAGAGGGCCCTGGCATCTGAGAAGCTTGCAACACTTCAGTGGCTTCTAGCGGAAACTTATGAACCTGATAATTTACAAACAAGGAGCTTTCTTGAAGAGGAAGTTGCTAGCGGTCCTTATTCTGTTCTTGTCGAGGTAGGGCCACGGATGACATTTTCAACAGCTTTCTCGACCAATGCTGTCTCAATTTGTAAAGCCCTATCGTTAATGGAAGTAACTCGCTTGGAGAGATCTCGAAGATATCTTTTGTGCCTTCAGCCTGGCGGTGGAGCACTTGATGAAAGCCAACTCAACAGCTTTGCTGCTTTAATTCATGACAGAATGACAGAGTGTGTTTATCCTAGCAAGCTCACATCATTTTGGTCAGATGTAGTTCCTGAACCTGTCAGTGTTATACCAGTTATTGAAAAGGGAAGGGAAGCATTGGAAGAAATAAATATGAGAATGGGGCTTGCTTTTGATGAACAAGATATTAAATACTACACCCACCTCTTCAGAGACGACATCAAGCGCAATCCAACTACCGTGGAACTTTTCGATATAGCACAATCCAATAGTGAGCACAGCAGGCATTGGTTTTTTAATGGAAAGCTTGTGATAGATGGAGAAACGATGGCTAGTACTTTGTTCCAGTTAGTAAAGAGCCCCTTGAAGGCGAACCCTAATAACTCCGTCATCGGTTTCAAGGATAACTCAAGTGCAATAAGAGGACACACGGTAAATCATCTCCGTCCAGCACTACCAGGCTCAACTTCACCGCTATCCCTTATGATGCGTGAGCTTGACATTTTGTTCACAGCTGAAACCCATAACTTTCCATGTGCTGTGGCACCTTATCCGGGAGCTGAAACAGGCGCAGGTGGTCGCATAAGAGACACACATGCCACTGGAAGGGGTTCTTTTGTCGTTGCTTCCACAGCTGGTTATTGTGTTGGAAATCTTCAAATGGAAGAATCATATGCACCTTGGGAGGATTCATCCTTTGCATACCCATCGAACTTAGCTTCTCCTTTGCAGATTCTTATTGATGCTAGTGATGGTGCTTCTGACTATGGTAACAAGTTTGGTGAGCCACTGATTCAGGGATTTACAAGAAGCTTTGGTATGAGGTTGCCAAATGGGGAACGTCGTGAGTGGTTAAAGCCAATAATGTTCAGCGGAGCAATAGGCCAGATTGATCATGCACATATAACGAAGGGGGATCCAGAAATTGGCATGCTAGTTGTGAAGATTGGTGGTCCAGCATATAGAATTGGGATGGGTGGTGGTGCTGCCTCGAGTATGGTTAGTGGACAGAATGATGCAGAGCTTGATTTCAATGCAGTGCAGCGTGGAGATGCTGAGATGTCACATAAATTGTATCGTGTGATCAGGGCATGCATTGAAATGGGAGAGAAGAACCCAATTATCAGCATTCATGACCAGGGAGCCGGTGGAAATTGCAATGTTGTGAAAGAAATAATCTATCCTAAGGGTGCTGAAATTGATATCCGCTCAATTGTTGTTGGTGATCATACATTATCTGTCTTGGAGATCTGGGGTGCTGAATACCAGGAACAAGATGCATTATTGGTGAAGCCTGATAGCAGAAGCCTGCTGGAGGCACTTTGTGAGAGAGAAAGAGTATCTATGGCTGTACTTGGGGAAATTGATGGCAGTGGAAAGATAGTTTTGATTGACAGTGCTGCTGTGGAGCATGCCAAGTCATatggccttcttcctcctcgccctgTTGTTGATCTTCAGCTTGAAAAGGTTTTAGGAGATATGCCTCAGAAGACCTTTGAATTCAACCGGGTTTCTCGATTGGGTGAGCCTTTAGATATTGCACCTGAGGTCACACTAATGGATATTCTTAAGCGAGTATTGAAGCTTCCTTCTGTATGTTCAAAGCGTTTCTTGACCACAAAGGTTGATAGGTGTGTGACAGGTCTTGTTGCGCAACAACAGACAGTTGGTCCTCTCCAACTTCCACTTGCTGATGTCGCTGTAATTGCGCAAACATACACAGATCTGACAGGTGGTGCTTGTGCCATTGGAGAACAACCAATGAAGGGTTTACTTAATCCCCAGGCAATGGCAAGGCTTGCTGTCGGGGAGGCCTTGACCAATCTGGTTTGGGCCAAAGTTTCATCACTTTCTGATGTCAAAGCAAGTGGTAACTGGATGTATGCTGCAAAGCTTGACGGAGAAGGAGCAGATATGTATGATGCTGCTGTTGCGTTGGCTGACTGCATGATTGAACTTGGTATCGCAATTGATGGTGGAAAGGACAGCCTTTCTATGGCAGCTCAATGTGATGGCGAGGTAGTCAAGGCTCCTGGAAATCTTGTCATCAGTGCTTATGTGACATGCCCTGATATAACTTTGACGGTTACTCCTGATTTAAAGCTTGGAAAGGATGGTGTCTTGTTGCACATTGACCTGGCTAAAGGAAAACGTCGACTTGGCTGTTCTGCTCTCACACAGGTGTTTGACCAAATTGGAAATGACTGCCCAGATATAGAAGATGTTCCGTACCTGAAGATAGTATTTGAGACTGTTCAGGAATTGCTCAGTGAACGTCTTATTTCTGCTGGTCATGACATTAGTGATGGTGGGCTTATTGTTACTATTTTTGAGATGGCATTTGCTGGCAATTGTGGTGTTAACCTCAACATAGACTTAAAGGGAAATAGCCTTCTTCAAGCACTTTTTGCTGAGGAGCTTGGCCTTGTTGTTGAAGTGCACTCAGATGACCTTGATTCTGTAAAGCAAAAGCTTCAAGCAGCAGGTGTTTCTGTTCATGTAATTGGAGAAGTAAATGCAACATCAGAGATAGAGCTGGTTGTTGACGGGGAGGTGCGTCTGAAGGAAAGCATTTTAGACCTCAGAGATTTGTGGGAAGAAACAAGCTTCCAGCTTGAGGAGCTGCAGCGGCTGAAGTCTTGTGTGAACCTTGAGAAAGAAGGTTTGAAGAGTCGAACATCACCTTCATGGCATTTGTCTTTCGCTCCCAAATTCACAAACAAGAAGCTATTGACTGCATCCTCCAAACCAAAGGTTGCCATTATTCGTGAAGAAGGGAGCAACAGTGATAGGGAAATGTCTGCTGCATTCCTTGCTGCTGGCTTTGAACCATGGGACATTTCAATGTCAGACCTATTGAATCAGGAGGCCTCTTTGACTGAATTCCATGGGATTGCATTTGTTGGTGGTTTTAGCTATGCTGACATTCTAGATTCAGCAAAAGGCTGGGCAGCGTCTATCAGGTTCAACCAGCCCCTCATACAGCAGTTCCAGGAGTTCTACAATAGGCCAGACACGTTTAGCCTTGGGGTGTGCAACGGGTGTCAGCTCATGGCTCTTCTTGGCTGGGTGCCAGGACCAGATATTGGCGGTTCCCTTGGTAAAGGTGGAGACATCTCACAGCCAAGGTTCATTCACAATGAATCTGGCCGTTTTGAGTGCCGATTTACCAGTGTGGCTATAGGGGATTCTCCTTCTATAATGTTCAGAGGTATGGAAGGCTCTACCTTGGGCATTTGGGCTGCTCATGGTGAAGGGAGAGCCTTGTTCCCAGAtgaaaatgttttatctggtGTCATTAACTCTAATCTGGCCCCTCTGCGATACTGCGATGATGCTAATAACGCCACAGAGGTCTATCCCTTCAACCCTAATGGTTCTCCGCTTGGTATCGCCGCCCTCTGCTCTCCTAATGGAAGGCACCTTGCTATGATGCCACATCCAGAGCGTACTTTCATGATGTGGCAATATCCCTGGTATCCCAAGGAATGGCAGGTTGAGAGGGGTGGTCCGAGTCCATGGTTGCGCATGTTCCAGAATGCACGAGAATGGTGTTCATAGAGCAGGTAAATTGGATCCCGGAAACATATTGTCCTTGTTTTGGTCTCTATGCTTGTAGGTTTCTGGTCAGCCATAAGCTGCTAAATCATATTGCAGAATTCATACTTTGAAATTTGAATAGTAAATCAAGGTTGTCAAATATTTTAGAAATGTAAATCAAGCCTGTCAAATAAATTTATGTTTAAGTGATCTGGTTATTTGCTTAATGTTTTATCACATATCCTTGTTGTTTGGGGGGCATTTGTTTGATATTTAGTTTACATCTATTATCTTTTTTAGTATTTGTCCATTCTCTTATGTTCAAACCTCTGTTTTGAAGTGTTTTCTCTATTTAAAATATGTTTTGTAACTAGTTCATCTATTAATGGTTCTAGACAGTAAACAAAGTGATGCCTGTGctcctgaatttttttttaatcacaCTCACAGTGAATGTCATGGTTATATAATCAATATTGCAAAGAAAGCTAGGCCATGATCACCTATCATGAAAATTATTATCTGGTAATGTTATGTAGTCATGTTAGAGGGGATTGATATCTTGTTTCAttcatcatatatatatatggaagTCCATGTTTGATCTTTGTGCAACTTCTGGAATGAGAAAACAGCTACTTGTTTATTCCAGTTAACTGTATAACAGTTTCGGCCCTGCTATGTATTCCTAGTTGTGGCTAATTAATGTACTTCCGAAGCCGACTCTGCTACTGACCACTCAATAGTTGACGTACTATCGATTGCTGATTGCTTAGATGGGACCATATGAATAAAGCTCTTTCctgggtggtggtgcattATTATACATATGATTGAAACAGGGCCTACAGAATAAATTTCCCCACGAACCATTTTAGAAGGATGGGTTCATGTCGtcgttgtttttcttttgcactTCTGCATAGAGAAGTACAAATCAATAAATACTGGTACTgatatgatttattttttctgcaaGAGCAAAACTGGTGTTCGCTGGTGTTGATCT contains:
- the LOC100835695 gene encoding probable phosphoribosylformylglycinamidine synthase, chloroplastic/mitochondrial yields the protein MTGNSMLCLQRFPSKMGEQRLGFISARNPWFGRSRMFRHCLDLRHLCRLPNQIVTLPNYRPKHAPSAAVYRGVSSPLTEEFVDEVGSRSRIIHFYRKPFLQESETEELLRKVQAKVSCNVIDIKTEQCFNVELERALASEKLATLQWLLAETYEPDNLQTRSFLEEEVASGPYSVLVEVGPRMTFSTAFSTNAVSICKALSLMEVTRLERSRRYLLCLQPGGGALDESQLNSFAALIHDRMTECVYPSKLTSFWSDVVPEPVSVIPVIEKGREALEEINMRMGLAFDEQDIKYYTHLFRDDIKRNPTTVELFDIAQSNSEHSRHWFFNGKLVIDGETMASTLFQLVKSPLKANPNNSVIGFKDNSSAIRGHTVNHLRPALPGSTSPLSLMMRELDILFTAETHNFPCAVAPYPGAETGAGGRIRDTHATGRGSFVVASTAGYCVGNLQMEESYAPWEDSSFAYPSNLASPLQILIDASDGASDYGNKFGEPLIQGFTRSFGMRLPNGERREWLKPIMFSGAIGQIDHAHITKGDPEIGMLVVKIGGPAYRIGMGGGAASSMVSGQNDAELDFNAVQRGDAEMSHKLYRVIRACIEMGEKNPIISIHDQGAGGNCNVVKEIIYPKGAEIDIRSIVVGDHTLSVLEIWGAEYQEQDALLVKPDSRSLLEALCERERVSMAVLGEIDGSGKIVLIDSAAVEHAKSYGLLPPRPVVDLQLEKVLGDMPQKTFEFNRVSRLGEPLDIAPEVTLMDILKRVLKLPSVCSKRFLTTKVDRCVTGLVAQQQTVGPLQLPLADVAVIAQTYTDLTGGACAIGEQPMKGLLNPQAMARLAVGEALTNLVWAKVSSLSDVKASGNWMYAAKLDGEGADMYDAAVALADCMIELGIAIDGGKDSLSMAAQCDGEVVKAPGNLVISAYVTCPDITLTVTPDLKLGKDGVLLHIDLAKGKRRLGCSALTQVFDQIGNDCPDIEDVPYLKIVFETVQELLSERLISAGHDISDGGLIVTIFEMAFAGNCGVNLNIDLKGNSLLQALFAEELGLVVEVHSDDLDSVKQKLQAAGVSVHVIGEVNATSEIELVVDGEVRLKESILDLRDLWEETSFQLEELQRLKSCVNLEKEGLKSRTSPSWHLSFAPKFTNKKLLTASSKPKVAIIREEGSNSDREMSAAFLAAGFEPWDISMSDLLNQEASLTEFHGIAFVGGFSYADILDSAKGWAASIRFNQPLIQQFQEFYNRPDTFSLGVCNGCQLMALLGWVPGPDIGGSLGKGGDISQPRFIHNESGRFECRFTSVAIGDSPSIMFRGMEGSTLGIWAAHGEGRALFPDENVLSGVINSNLAPLRYCDDANNATEVYPFNPNGSPLGIAALCSPNGRHLAMMPHPERTFMMWQYPWYPKEWQVERGGPSPWLRMFQNAREWCS